Proteins from a genomic interval of Rosa chinensis cultivar Old Blush chromosome 2, RchiOBHm-V2, whole genome shotgun sequence:
- the LOC112187327 gene encoding formin-like protein 6 has protein sequence MRAQFFCIILLSITLVHSASSSENQINRRILHQPLFPESSSPPPELLSPPPPPPPPPDSPDQPFFHELPTGPTTPEQSQSPPAVSQNSTVPLPQAPLPTKSTKKVAVAVSVGIVTLGMLSGLAFFLYRHRVKHPSETQKLVNGGGSSSQRFADDSRAAPSSFLYIGTVEPSQNSTSSDAMSGVTPEVNRSPYRKLNSIKRSDRYRPSPELQPLPPLAKPPPPQNPDLPSSMTSSDDEESHATAFHSPQCSSISYDDSYYTPKQSSMCSTVSNGSNQSQSQSQTLNTNSVPHSKRTSPKSRLSVSNRAAPAPPPPPPPPPMPAIHDFHQTVSHSHKKPKFSTPPPPPNMSLLQSIANPSRQVPTAPVPPPPPPPPSRRIGDDSETVVDAKPTPVSSRPQLSSTSTPKGWFENGTSKTKPLHRAEKSLGSAESFENDDSGGAKPKLKPLHWDKVRATSDRATVWDQLKSSSFQLNEDMMETLFGCNPANTVPKEPSTTTTTRRSVMPPVEQENRVLDPKKSQNIAILLRALNVARDEVVEALSDGNPEGLGAELLETLVKMAPTKEEEIKLREYQGDISKLGSAERFLKAVLDIPFAFKRVEAMLYRANFDTEVKYLRKSFQTLEEASEELKNSRLFLKLLEAVLRTGNRMNVGTNRGDAKAFKLDTLLKLVDIKGTDGKTTLLHFVVQEIIRSESPGSETKENIKTKEGDFKKQGLKMVAGLSKDLGNVAKAAGMDSDVLSSYVSKLAMGLEKVRLVLQYDKADVDGKFFKSMKLFLKEAEEEILRIKADERKALFLVKEVTQYFHGDTAKEEAHPFRIFMIVRDFLKVLDHVCKEVGNMQDRTLVGSARSFRIAATAPLPVLSKYHLRQEDTSDDDSFSL, from the exons ATGAGAGCTCAATTTTTCTGCATTATTCTACTATCCATCACTCTCGTCCATTCCGCTTCTTCTTCTGAGAATCAAATTAACCGAAGGATTCTACACCAACCGCTTTTTCCAGAGAGTTCGTCTCCTCCGCCGGAGCTTCTATCCCCGCCTCCTCCACCGCCTCCTCCGCCGGACAGTCCCGACCAGCCATTCTTCCATGAGCTGCCGACTGGACCGACGACTCCCGAGCAGAGCCAATCGCCGCCGGCAGTGTCGCAAAATAGCACCGTTCCGTTGCCACAAGCGCCGTTGCCGACAAAGTCAACAAAGAAAGTGGCGGTGGCCGTCTCCGTCGGAATCGTCACGCTCGGAATGCTGTCGGGTCTCGCGTTTTTTCTCTACCGCCACCGAGTCAAGCACCCGTCGGAGACTCAGAAACTCGTCAATGGCGGAGGGAGCAGCTCGCAGCGGTTCGCGGACGATTCCAGAGCGGCGCCGTCGAGCTTCCTTTATATCGGCACTGTCGAGCCGAGCCAGAACTCCACGAGCAGCGACGCCATGAGTGGAGTGACGCCGGAAGTGAACCGGTCGCCGTACCGGAAACTCAACTCGATCAAGAGATCGGATCGGTACCGGCCGAGTCCCGAGTTGCAACCGCTGCCGCCGCTGGCGAAGCCTCCGCCGCCTCAGAATCCCGATTTGCCGTCGTCGATGACGTCTTCCGACGACGAAGAGAGCCACGCGACGGCGTTTCACTCGCCGCAGTGCTCGTCGATTAGCTACGACGACAGCTATTACACGCCGAAGCAGAGCAGTATGTGTAGTACGGTCAGTAATGGCAGCAATCAGTCTCAGTCTCAATCTCAGACTCTCAATACTAATTCGGTTCCTCACTCAAAACGGACTTCACCGAAATCTCGACTCTCAGTCTCTAACCGGGCTGCTCCAGCTCCACCGCCGCCTCCTCCGCCACCGCCAATGCCGGCAATTCACGACTTTCATCAAACAGTTTCGCATTCTCATAAGAAGCCAAAATTCTCAACCCCGCCACCACCGCCAAATATGAGTCTGCTTCAGTCAATAGCCAACCCGAGCCGCCAAGTACCTACAGCCCCGGTTCCACCTCCACCGCCTCCGCCACCGTCACGAAGAATTGGGGATGATTCAGAAACAGTTGTTGATGCTAAGCCGACTCCAGTATCATCAAGGCCACAATTGTCATCTACATCAACCCCGAAAGGCTGGTTTGAGAACGGGACGAGTAAAACCAAACCTCTTCACCGAGCTGAGAAAAGCTTAGGCTCTGCAGAGAGTTTCGAGAATGATGATTCTGGGGGAGCAAAGCCGAAGTTGAAGCCTCTGCACTGGGACAAAGTTCGAGCAACCTCTGATAGAGCTACAGTTTGGGACCAGCTGAAATCAAGCTCATTTCA ATTAAATGAAGATATGATGGAGACTCTTTTCGGCTGCAATCCCGCGAATACGGTCCCAAAAGAACctagtactactactactactagaAGATCGGTTATGCCTCCTGTTGAGCAGGAAAACAGGGTTTTGGACCCCAAGAAGTCGCAGAACATAGCTATACTATTAAGAGCACTAAATGTAGCAAGAGATGAGGTCGTTGAAGCTCTTTCCGATG GTAACCCAGAAGGCTTGGGCGCCGAGCTTTTGGAGACTCTGGTTAAGATGGCACcgacaaaggaagaagaaattaaacttCGAGAGTACCAGGGTGACATCTCAAAATTAGGGTCTGCTGAACGGTTTCTGAAGGCAGTGCTTGATATCCCATTTGCTTTTAAGAGAGTTGAGGCAATGCTATACAGAGCTAACTTTGATACAGAAGTGAAATACCTAAGGAAGTCTTTTCAAACGCTCGAG GAAGCAAGTGAAGAATTGAAGAACAGTCGATTATTCCTAAAACTCCTTGAAGCTGTTCTCAGGACTGGAAACCGAATGAATGTTGGGACCAACCGTGGTGATGCTAAAGCTTTCAAACTTGATACGCTCTTAAAACTGGTCGACATAAAGGGAACAGATGGAAAGACCACATTGCTCCACTTTGTGGTTCAAGAGATTATAAGATCTGAAAGTCCAGGTTCTGAAACAAAGGAGAACATCAAGACAAAGGAAGGTGATTTCAAAAAGCAAGGATTGAAAATGGTGGCAGGGCTGAGCAAAGACCTCGGCAACGTCGCAAAAGCAGCAGGAATGGACTCAGACGTCCTAAGTAGCTATGTGTCAAAGCTTGCAATGGGGCTTGAGAAGGTCAGACTGGTCTTGCAGTATGACAAGGCAGATGTAGATGGAAAATTCTTCAAGTCGATGAAGCTCTTTCTAAAAGAGGCTGAGGAGGAAATTCTTAGGATCAAGGCTGATGAAAGAAAGGCTTTATTTCTGGTGAAAGAGGTTACTCAATATTTCCATGGGGATACAGCAAAGGAGGAAGCCCATCCTTTCAGAATCTTCATGATCGTAAGAGATTTTCTAAAAGTATTGGACCATGTGTGCAAGGAGGTCGGGAATATGCAGGACAGAACACTGGTGGGTTCTGCTAGGTCATTCCGGATAGCTGCAACTGCTCCTCTACCAGTTCTCTCCAAGTATCACTTAAGACAAGAAGACACCTCGGACGACGACAGCTTTTCTCTTTGA